One window from the genome of Deltaproteobacteria bacterium encodes:
- a CDS encoding glutamate--tRNA ligase: MKQEVIVRFPPSPTGYLHIGGARTAIFNWLFAQKTGGKLILRIEDTDAERSSEESIQGILESLKWLGITWDEGPYFQSQYIKEHVAAAHKLLESGHAYKCFCTKEDLEQKREEARKRKTALQYDGACRNLAPAEIAEKEAAGIPYTVRLKVPRGQGFVSFEDMVYGIIEKRYEDIEDFVIVRSNGRPLYVLSNAVDDIRDRITHVIRGQDGLANTPKQILIYKALGAPVPKFAHMSLTLDPRKAKISKRTHGELVAVHFYKEHGFLPWAFVNYLALLGWSTPESREIFSKEELIEAFSLQGLSRANAIFDARKDDPKFFTDPKAISINTHYIRNVPVEEIEPYVKEQLEKEGIWDPEFEGSKRDWFLRTIDLIRSRYHVTTDFVTLGRAYFSDEYPIDPKPLKKNVLKHEGLKEWFPMLADRLQAIETFSVDEAEKVIREMADKLEIKAGILINAIRTAVTGQAAGPGLFDILSTIGQSRVVERLRKAVKFF; this comes from the coding sequence ATGAAACAAGAGGTAATAGTGCGGTTCCCCCCGAGTCCGACCGGATATCTTCATATCGGCGGCGCCCGGACAGCCATATTTAACTGGCTATTTGCTCAAAAAACAGGTGGCAAACTGATCTTAAGGATCGAAGATACTGATGCGGAAAGGTCTTCTGAGGAATCGATCCAAGGGATTCTTGAGAGCCTTAAGTGGCTGGGGATTACTTGGGACGAAGGCCCTTATTTCCAGTCGCAGTACATCAAGGAGCATGTGGCGGCTGCACACAAACTCCTTGAATCGGGTCATGCGTACAAGTGCTTCTGCACAAAGGAGGACCTTGAGCAGAAGCGCGAAGAAGCACGAAAAAGAAAGACCGCCTTACAATATGACGGCGCTTGTCGCAATTTAGCGCCCGCGGAAATTGCAGAAAAAGAAGCGGCCGGAATACCCTACACTGTTCGTTTAAAGGTCCCCCGCGGGCAAGGCTTTGTGAGTTTTGAGGATATGGTCTACGGGATTATTGAGAAGAGATATGAAGACATAGAGGATTTTGTCATCGTTCGTTCCAACGGGCGGCCCCTCTACGTCCTTTCCAATGCCGTGGATGACATCCGTGATCGGATTACCCACGTCATTCGCGGGCAGGACGGGTTGGCAAATACGCCCAAGCAGATCTTGATCTACAAGGCCCTCGGCGCACCGGTTCCAAAGTTTGCTCACATGTCTCTTACCCTGGATCCAAGAAAGGCCAAGATCTCCAAACGCACGCACGGCGAATTGGTCGCAGTCCACTTTTACAAGGAGCACGGCTTCCTGCCGTGGGCATTTGTGAACTACCTGGCCCTTCTAGGATGGTCCACCCCTGAGTCCAGGGAGATCTTTTCCAAAGAGGAACTGATCGAAGCATTTTCATTGCAAGGACTCAGTAGGGCCAATGCTATCTTTGACGCAAGAAAAGATGATCCGAAATTTTTCACAGACCCCAAGGCCATTAGCATAAACACCCACTACATACGGAACGTGCCTGTTGAGGAAATCGAGCCGTACGTGAAAGAACAGTTGGAAAAGGAGGGGATCTGGGACCCGGAGTTTGAAGGATCAAAGCGCGATTGGTTTCTTCGAACCATTGATCTCATTCGAAGCAGGTATCATGTGACCACGGATTTTGTGACTCTGGGCCGGGCCTATTTTTCCGACGAATATCCCATCGACCCCAAGCCCCTGAAGAAGAACGTCCTCAAGCATGAAGGACTCAAAGAGTGGTTTCCAATGCTGGCGGATCGCCTCCAAGCTATTGAAACCTTTAGTGTGGACGAAGCCGAGAAGGTGATCCGCGAGATGGCTGACAAGCTGGAAATTAAGGCAGGGATACTAATCAATGCTATTCGAACAGCGGTGACCGGTCAGGCAGCCGGCCCAGGACTTTTTGATATCCTTAGCACCATAGGACAGAGTCGTGTCGTAGAACGCTTACGCAAGGCAGTGAAATTCTTCTAA